In the genome of Methanoculleus sp. SDB, the window TGCAAGCACGTCGGTCCGCGAGATCCTTCAGATGATCGAAGCGGTTGCCGGACGCAGTTATCCGGTCAGCGCGCATCCTTCACCGGAGCTGATCCCGGCACAAACAGCGGATATCACCCGGATTTGCACTGTTTGCAGATGGAAACCGGAATGGACGCTTGAACGGACAATGGAGAGTATGCTCGCGGCAGAACGCGAAACTCCCCGCACGCCATAAACGGAACTATCAGAGGATTCCCATCTCGCTCAGGCGGGCGGGAAGATATTCGCGGGTGACAAAATCAAGACCCCTGCTTGCGAATGCCTGCTGTTCAGACTTAAGCTTCATCGAGAGCTGGAGATTGATCTCCTTCTTCCAGTACTCCGTATCAAACCGCGGATCGGTCAGTTCCGCTTTCAGCGCCGCGATATCGCCCTCGGTGAGCGCATCCGAGGGGAGATTGTATTCACCGATGTCCGAGGGCTGAACACCGATAAACTGCGCCCCGGGTGTTGCAAGAATATCCGACATGTGCGCACTCTTGATAGAGCCGTAGGCAACGCTGGCAAAAATACGGTACGACCACGGATCACCGTCCGTGAAGATAACTACCGGAAGCTGCATCTCGGTAGAGAGACGCCTGAGCACCCTCCGGGTGGAACGCGCGGGCTGGCCCTTGAGATGGACTAATACGGCATTATACTCCTCATCGAAGCCGTTTTCCATGAGCCGGGCATACATACCGCCGGTCTCGATAGCGATGACGAATTTCGCGTCGTGATCAAGGAATTCGAGCGTATCGACGTTATTCGGTATGGGATATCCCGCCTCGCCCACATCCTCCTGGCAGTGGATCTCCCGATCACCCCGCCGCGTCTGTTCCCGAAGGCGGAGTGGGCCGTAGATTGAGGCGCCGTCTTCTTCGGGGCGGAGGTGGAACGCTTCGCGCTGGAGATCTGTGAGTATCTCGAGGTCTTCTATCAGGAGGTTGCTCTCGTCCTGTGCGCCGAATTTGGCTTTTTTCCATCCTTCAGAGATGTAATACATCTCCCTCAGGGTGGATGATCGGTTCTCCTCGAGCTGGTGCTTGAGAAATCCGATGACAAAGGCCATTTTCAGGAGATGCATGGCGCTTTTCGCCGATATGGCCGAACGGGTGC includes:
- a CDS encoding DNA topoisomerase VI (catalyzes the ATP-dependent breakage, passage, and rejoining of double-stranded DNA), with protein sequence MTSKHEKDQKTKERLVEIARTWYDQMSDGGIPFITLPTRTKKNIEYDDDSGVWKYGDRASTRSAISAKSAMHLLKMAFVIGFLKHQLEENRSSTLREMYYISEGWKKAKFGAQDESNLLIEDLEILTDLQREAFHLRPEEDGASIYGPLRLREQTRRGDREIHCQEDVGEAGYPIPNNVDTLEFLDHDAKFVIAIETGGMYARLMENGFDEEYNAVLVHLKGQPARSTRRVLRRLSTEMQLPVVIFTDGDPWSYRIFASVAYGSIKSAHMSDILATPGAQFIGVQPSDIGEYNLPSDALTEGDIAALKAELTDPRFDTEYWKKEINLQLSMKLKSEQQAFASRGLDFVTREYLPARLSEMGIL